The following coding sequences lie in one Pelecanus crispus isolate bPelCri1 chromosome 9, bPelCri1.pri, whole genome shotgun sequence genomic window:
- the PHPT1 gene encoding 14 kDa phosphohistidine phosphatase, translating to MAAAAAAALSRVADVEIDGGGVFKYVLVRVRAAGGPGKDVVRGHGWAEYHADLYEQMAQELAQQGLDCECLGGGRLSHRPEERKIHVYGYSVGFGRADHSVTTEKLKAKYPDYEVTWADEGY from the exons atggcggcggcggcggcggcggcgctgtCGCGGGTGGCGGACGTGGAGATCGACGGCGGCGGCGTCTTCAAGTACGTGCTGGTGCGCGTGCGCGCGGCCGGCGGGCCTGGGAAGGACGTCGTGCGCGGCCACGGCTGGGCCGAGTACCACG CCGACCTCTACGAGCAGATGGCGCAGGAGCTGGCGCAGCAGGGCCTGGACTGCGAGTGCCTGGGGGGCGGCCGCCTCTCCCACCGCCCCGAGGAGAGGAAGATCCACGTCTACGGGTACTCGGTG GGCTTTGGGCGAGCGGACCACTCCGTGACTACGGAGAAGCTGAAAGCCAAGTATCCGGACTACGAGGTCACCTGGGCAGACGAAGGCTACTGA
- the AJM1 gene encoding apical junction component 1 homolog has protein sequence MTRTDPPDILVSTVYQDIKVATAAPRNSIVCQPLAQCDASMSSSLPHEPQPFNKRHCRSFDFLESLDEQLGTPPAMERPCPRPSTPEPVAGPPGRRAPPKPDTYASRPPPPRSEPKRRARSKSAPRVKSTFTPVPITVSASPPLARRGREALRVAREPSRPEPSPRRESQVPLRALANEVHPIKLQPQRSSVSRISPLCLGSNCFEEGLGTKVGASPHVKCRVDIKPDEAVLVHAARSLRAAQNRQELPRWPRAPGAARSLAVPGSRQVSASRTPTPSDSYSGEPPLLPYPGEYYEADPRALAYQTVPVPASRDFREYPERGCMTFSAPGVPAKFFYAEEPARCPSPAVPLRSSGYTSYPYPGRHSISQHFYAEDPAKAAVHTVPPRTLYVEEARGYPVQEAPTHAFYGDEPRFYAPRSTPIKTLYTEDTRTYPALGSSARVFYAEDYGKYREREVLSRTCPPPRSAQPLHFSDWYCPERGALPYQTLQVSRFAPQPAGREAMLSSWHASYGVSPPRLGRESQHYSKSWDNILAPAARREEVLQRGRSYENLLAQEQHRALSPEERRQPVVINLSSSPKRYAALSLSESSILERVHADSGRGPPGRSWYVTPEITITDNDIRADGLGRSERRSASWDMLDGGRERGPYAVPCAPPSIPKESSSGRQRSLEQLDELITDLVIDYKPAPGHRAGDRDSLAEQLKQLLSSSAAGPPQRGEGRRAPPGVPEGPRPTKEQPGPSSRASAPHPPPAPLSVGPFEKSPENCSPDLSAEEDDMMMCSNAKCRRTETMFNACLYFKSCHSCYTYYCSRHCRREDWDTHKESCVYGRVGSVCRHVLQFCRENAEVHKAFSRIAKVGYLSRGRGVLFLGFPNAGSAENFLQFGLESLLMSPTYLSLRELESYSDNLGEYARELRETGNQYDPDECFLLNVTVAVTQKVPERPSPKTQVPTVRKYAKVALASSSPEKILKKERDMETLILTPPPGTADIDKEGEEGRKAREVCFINIQRELRIRGVFLRHEFPAVYEQLCDFVESNKRFTPTTIYPIDKRTGKQFMCMIMAASEPRTLDWVASPNLLDDIM, from the coding sequence ATGACACGAACGGACCCACCTGACATCCTGGTGTCTACGGTGTACCAAGACATAAAGGTGgccaccgcagcccccaggaATTCAATCGTCTGCCAGCCCCTGGCACAATGTGATGCCTCCATGTCCTCGTCCCTGCCCCACGAGCCGCAGCCCTTCAACAAGCGCCATTGCAGGAGCTTCGACTTCCTTGAGTCACTGGACGAGCAGCTGGGCACCCCGCCGGCCATGGAGCGTCCCTGCccacgccccagcacccctgaGCCCGTGGCGGGGCCACCAGGCAGGCGGGCGCCACCGAAGCCGGACACTTATGCCAGCAGACCCCCCCCACCAAGGAGCGAGCCAAAGCGACGTGCCCGTTCAAAGAGTGCGCCGCGGGTGAAGTCCACCTTCACCCCGGTGCCCATCACCGTCTCAGCGTCGCCACCACTGGCCCGGCGCGGACGGGAGGCACTGCGGGTGGCACGGGAGCCGTCCCGACCCGAGCCCTCACCGCGTCGCGAGAGCCAGGTTCCCCTGCGGGCGCTGGCTAACGAGGTGCACCCCATCAAGCTGCAGCCACAGCGCAGCAGTGTCAGCCGCATCTCCCCACTCTGCCTGGGCAGCAACTGCTTCGAGGAGGGGCTGGGCACCAAGGTGGGCGCCAGCCCCCACGTTAAGTGCCGGGTGGACATCAAGCCGGATGAGGCAGTGCTGGTGCATGCAGCACGCAGCCTGCGGGCAGCCCAGAACAGGCAGGAACTGCCGCGCTGGCCCCGTGCacccggggctgcccgcagcctggcagtgccggggagcaggcaggtgtctgCGTCCCGCACACCTACCCCCAGTGACTCTTACAGTGGGGAACCCCCGCTCCTGCCCTACCCTGGTGAGTACTATGAGGCGGACCCCCGGGCGCTGGCATACCAGACGGTGCCTGTGCCAGCCTCGCGGGACTTCAGGGAGTACCCTGAGAGGGGCTGTATGACCTTCTCGGCCCCTGGAGTGCCTGCCAAGTTCTTCTATGCGGAGGAGCCAGCACggtgccccagccccgctgtTCCTCTCCGCAGCTCTGGCTACACCAGCTACCCCTACCCTGGCCGccacagcatctcccagcacTTTTACGCCGAGGACCCGGCCAAAGCCGCCGTCCACACGGTGCCACCCCGGACGTTGTATGTGGAGGAGGCACGGGGCTACCCAGTGCAGGAGGCGCCCACCCACGCCTTCTACGGGGACGAGCCCCGCTTTTAcgccccccgcagcacccccaTCAAAACCCTCTACACCGAGGACACACGAACATACCCGGCCCTTGGCTCTTCTGCCCGGGTCTTCTATGCTGAGGACTATGGGAAGTACCGGGAGCGGGAGGTGCTGTCGCGGacgtgccccccaccccgcagtGCTCAGCCCTTGCACTTCAGCGACTGGTACTGCCCTGAGCGGGGTGCACTGCCCTACCAGACCTTGCAGGTGTCGCGCTTTGCCCCGCAGCCAGCTGGGCGTGAGGCCATGCTCTCCTCCTGGCATGCCAGCTATGGCGTATCCCCCCCACGGCTGGGCCGGGAGAGCCAGCACTACTCCAAATCCTGGGATAACATCCTGGCACCGGCAGCGCGCAGGGAGGAGGTCCTGCAGCGCGGGCGCAGCTACGAGAACCTGCttgcccaggagcagcaccgTGCCTTATCCCCCGAGGAGCGCCGGCAGCCGGTGGTGATCAACCTGTCAAGCTCACCCAAGCGCTACGCCGCCCTGTCCCTCTCAGAGAGCTCCATCCTTGAGAGGGTGCACGCTGACAGTGGCCGCGGTCCCCCAGGCCGCTCCTGGTATGTCACGCCGGAGATCACCATCACTGACAATGACATCCGCGCCGATGGGCTGGGTAGGAGCGAGAGGCGCTCGGCCAGCTGGGACATGCTGGATGGGGGGCGGGAGCGCGGTCCCTACGCTGTGCCCTGCGCCCCGCCATCTATCCCCAAGGAGAGCAGCTCGGGGCGCCAGCgcagcctggagcagctggaCGAGCTCATCACCGACCTTGTCATCGACTACAAGCCAGCACCAGGCCACCgcgctggggacagggacagcctTGCTGAGCAGCTCAAGCAGCTCTTGAGCAGCAGCGCCGCGGGCCCCCCCCAGCGTGGCGAGGGCAGGAGGGCCCCCCCAGGTGTGCCCGAGGGACCCCGACCCACGAAGGAGCAGCCAGGTCCCAGCTCCCGTGCCagcgccccgcaccccccgcccgccccgctgtCCGTCGGCCCCTTTGAGAAGTCGCCAGAGAACTGCTCACCCGACCTGAGCGCGGAGGAGGACGACATGATGATGTGCTCCAATGCCAAGTGTCGGCGGACGGAGACCATGTTCAATGCTTGCCTCTACTTCAAGTCATGCCACAGCTGCTACACCTACTACTGCTCCCGGCACTGCCGCCGCGAGGACTGGGACACGCACAAGGAGAGCTGTGTCTACGGGCGTGTGGGCAGCGTCTGCCGCCACGTCCTGCAGTTCTGCCGGGAGAACGCCGAAGTGCACAAGGCCTTCTCACGCATCGCCAAGGTGGGCTACCTCTCCCGTGGCCGCGGCGTCCTCTTCCTGGGCTTCCCCAATGCCGGCTCAGCTGAGAACTTCCTCCAGTTTGGGCTGGAGAGCCTGCTGATGTCCCCCACCTACCTGTCCCTGCGGGAGCTGGAGAGCTACTCAGACAACCTGGGGGAGTATGCCCGAGAGCTGCGGGAGACGGGCAACCAGTACGACCCCGATGAATGTTTCCTCCTGAATGTAACCGTGGCCGTCACTCAAAAAGTGCCGGAGAGGCCATCACCAAAGACGCAGGTGCCAACGGTCAGGAAATACGCCAAGGTGGCCTtagcctcctccagccccgaGAAGATCCTGAAGAAGGAGCGGGACATGGAGACGTTGATCCTGACGCCCCCGCCCGGCACAGCGGACATCGacaaggagggggaggagggccGCAAGGCGCGGGAGGTCTGCTTCATCAACATCCAGCGGGAGCTGCGCATCCGCGGCGTCTTCCTGCGGCACGAGTTCCCTGCCGTCTACGAGCAACTCTGCGACTTCGTGGAGAGCAACAAGCGCTTCACCCCCACCACCATCTACCCCATCGACAAGAGGACAGGCAAACAGTTCATGTGCATGATCATGGCAGCCTCCGAGCCCCGCACCCTTGACTGGGTGGCCAGCCCCAACCTCCTGGACGACATTATGTGA